The Panicum hallii strain FIL2 chromosome 9, PHallii_v3.1, whole genome shotgun sequence genome has a window encoding:
- the LOC112873661 gene encoding proline-rich receptor-like protein kinase PERK9 produces the protein MENVLLDRSSGSLEFPKRSLGRSRRGLGARPAGPGGAYGSFPTLQPYNHLHKGGAWPSAPALPYARPPIYSSPSLPLLPSNQPPLLPLPPTATKYAIFPCLPAAPPPPPPAPRAGRGAAVTTTVVPAAAAAPAPARRERDRRRRPARPPPPSTTEAPRAQKKKPLERATPLPLAPVVTEALDDLEQEVARNFVQDLLHALAPPPSSLPLPRFSLVMKASPATGSRAVAPPAPSCNVEAASAHGIHGLLRL, from the coding sequence ATGGAAAACGTTCTCCTGGATCGATCGTCTGGAAGCCTCGAGTTCCCGAAGAGGTCCCTCGGCCGCAGCCGGCGGGGGCTCGGCGCGAGGccggcggggccgggcggcgcgtACGGCTCCTTCCCGACGCTCCAGCCATACAACCACCTGCACAAAGGTGGCGCGTGGCCCTCCGCTCCCGCGCTTCCGTACGCGAGGCCTCCGATATACTCGTCGCCATCTCTGCCTCTCCTACCGTCCAACCAACCGCCGCTCCTGCCGCTCCCACCCACCGCCACCAAGTACGCCATTTTCCCCTGCCTACCGGCAGctccgcctccaccaccgccggcgccacgcgccggcaggggtgcagcggtAACCACCACAGTCgttccagcagcagcagcagcgccagCACCTGCGCGGCGTGAGAGGgacaggaggaggaggccggcaaggccgccgccgccgtcgacgacGGAGGCGCCCAGGGCGCAGAAGAAGAAGCCGCTGGAGCGGGCGACGCCTCTACCGCTCGCGCCGGTGGTGACCGAGGCGCTGGACGACctcgagcaggaggtggccagGAACTTCGTCCAGGACCTGCTGCAcgcgctcgcgccgccgcccagcAGCCTGCCGCTGCCCAGGTTCTCCctcgtcatgaaagcgtcccctgCCACGGGCTCCAGGGCGgtggcgccgcccgcgccgtccTGCAACGTGGAGGCGGCCAGCGCCCACGGCATCCACGGTCTCCTCCGCCTGTAG